One part of the Amaranthus tricolor cultivar Red isolate AtriRed21 chromosome 16, ASM2621246v1, whole genome shotgun sequence genome encodes these proteins:
- the LOC130803202 gene encoding 30S ribosomal protein S3, chloroplastic — protein sequence MGQKINPLGFRLGTTQSHYSLWFSQPKNYSEGLQEDQKIRDCIKNYIQKNTKTSSGVEGIARIEIQKRIDLIQVIIHMGFPKLLIENRPKGVEDLKINVQKELNCVNRKLNIAITRIAKPYGDPNILAEFIAGQLKSRVSFRKAMKKAIELTEQADTKGIQIQIAGRIDGKEIARIEWIREGRVPLQTIHAKIDYCAYTVRTIYGVLGIKIWIFIDEE from the coding sequence ATGGGACAAAAAATAAATCCACTTGGTTTCAGACTTGGTACAACCCAAAGTCATTATTCCCTTTGGTTTTCACAACCAAAAAACTACTCAGAGGGTCTACAAGAAGATCAAAAAATAAGGGATTGTATCaaaaattatatacaaaaaaatacaaaaacatcCTCAGGTGTCGAAGGAATTGCACGTatcgaaattcaaaaaagaatCGATTTGATACAGGTGATAATTCATATGGGATTCCCGAagttattaatagaaaatagaCCAAAAGGGGTTGAagacttaaaaataaatgtccAAAAAGAATTGAATTGTGTGAACCGAAAACTGAACATTGCTATTACAAGAATTGCAAAGCCTTATGGAGACCCTAATATTCTTGCCGAATTTATAGCCGGACAACTAAAGAGTAGGGTATCATTTCGAAAAGCAATGAAAAAAGCTATCGAATTAACTGAACAAGCTGATACAAAAGGaattcaaatacaaattgcAGGCCGTATCGATGGAAAAGAAATTGCACGTATCGAATGGATAAGAGAGGGTAGGGTTCCCCTACAAACCATTCATGCGAAAATTGATTATTGTGCCTATACCGTTCGAACTATCTATGGGGTATTGGGTATCAAAATTTGGATATTTATAGACGAAGAATAA
- the LOC130803212 gene encoding 50S ribosomal protein L16, chloroplastic: MKGISYRGNRICFGRYALQALEPAWITSRQIEAGRRAMTRNARRGGKIWVRVFPDKPVTVRPAETRMGSGKGSPEYWVAVVKPGRILYEISGVAENVARRAITIAASKMPIRTQFIISG; this comes from the coding sequence ATGAAGGGAATATCTTATCGGGGTAATCGTATTTGTTTCGGAAGATATGCTCTTCAGGCACTTGAACCCGCTTGGATCACGTCTAGACAAATAGAAGCCGGGCGACGAGCAATGACACGAAATGCACGTCGCGGTGGAAAAATATGGGTCCGCGTTTTTCCTGACAAACCTGTTACAGTAAGACCCGCAGAAACCCGTATGGGTTCGGGGAAAGGATCTCCCGAATATTGGGTAGCTGTTGTCAAACCAGGTCGAATACTTTATGAAATAAGCGGAGTAGCAGAAAATGTAGCCCGAAGAGCTATCACAATAGCGGCATCAAAAATGCCTATACGAACTCAATTCATTATTTCAGGATAA
- the LOC130803211 gene encoding 50S ribosomal protein L14, chloroplastic: MIQPQTLLNVADNSGARELMCIRIIGASNRRYARIGDVIVAVIKEAIPNTPLERSEVIRAVIVRTCKELKRDNGMIIRYDDNAAVIIDQEGNPKGTRIFGAIARELRQKFTKIVSLAPEVL; encoded by the coding sequence atgattcAACCTCAGACCCTTTTGAATGTAGCAGACAACAGCGGGGCTCGAGAATTGATGTGTATTCGAATCATAGGAGCTAGCAATCGTCGATATGCTCGTATTGGTGACGTTATTGTTGCTGTGATCAAAGAAGCAATACCTAATACGCCCTTAGAAAGATCCGAAGTGATCAGAGCTGTAATTGTACGTACCTGTAAAGAACTCAAACGCGACAACGGCATGATAATACGATATGATGACAATGCCGCAGTTATTATTGATCAAGAAGGAAATCCAAAGGGAACTCGAATTTTTGGTGCGATTGCCCGGGAATTGAGacaaaaatttactaaaatagtTTCATTAGCTCCTGAGGTATTATAA
- the LOC130802470 gene encoding 30S ribosomal protein S8, chloroplastic, with product MGRDTIADIITSIRNADMNRKGTVRIVSTNITENIVKILLREGFIENARKHQERDKTFLVLTLRHRRNKKGAYRNTFYLKRISRPGLRIYSNYQRIPRILGGMGIAILSTSRGIMTDREARLEGIGGEILCYIW from the coding sequence ATGGGTAGGGACACTATTGCTGATATAATAACTTCTATACGAAATGCTGACATGAATAGAAAAGGAACGGTTCGAATAGTATCTACTAACATCACCGAAAACATTGTTAAAATACTTTTACGAGAAGGTTTCATTGAAAATGCGAGAAAACATCAAGAAAGAGATAAAACTTTTTTGGTTTTAACGCTGCGACATAGAAGAAATAAGAAAGGGGCTTATAGAAATACTTTCTATTTAAAAAGGATCAGTCGACCTGGTCTACGAATCTATTCTAACTATCAACGAATTCCTAGAATTTTAGGTGGAATGGGGATTGCAATTCTTTCTACCTCTCGAGGTATAATGACGGATCGGGAAGCTCGACTAGAAGGAATTGGCGGAGaaattttatgttatatatGGTAA
- the LOC130803213 gene encoding translation initiation factor IF-1, chloroplastic codes for MKEQKWIHEGLITESLPNGMFWVRLDNEDLILGYVSGRIRRSSIRILPGDRVKIEVSRYDSTRGRIIYRLRNKDSND; via the coding sequence ATGAAAGAACAAAAATGGATTCATGAAGGTTTGATTACTGAATCACTTCCTAATGGTATGTTCTGGGTTCGTTTAGATAATGAAGATCTGATTCTAGGTTATGTTTCGGGAAGGATACGACGTAGTTCTATACGAATCCTACCGGGAGATAGAGTTAAGATTGAAGTAAGCCGTTATGATTCAACCAGAGGTCGTATAATTTATAGACTCCGCAACAAAGATTCAAACGATTAA
- the LOC130803208 gene encoding 30S ribosomal protein S11, chloroplastic-like, translated as MAKPIPKTGSRRNGRINSRKSARKIPKGVIHVQASFNNTIVTVTDVRGRVVSWASAGTCGFRGTKRGTPFAAQTAVGNAIRTVVEQGMQRAEVMIKGPGLGRDAALRAIRRSGILLSFVRDVTPMPHNGCRPPKKKTRVEIRIEGISREINDSKI; from the coding sequence ATGGCAAAACCTATACCAAAAACAGGTTCACGGAGAAATGGACGTATTAATTCGCGTAAAAGTGCACGGAAAATACCAAAGGGTGTTATTCATGTTCAAGCAAGTTTCAATAATACCATTGTGACTGTTACAGATGTACGAGGTCGAGTGGTTTCTTGGGCTTCTGCCGGTACTTGTGGATTCAGGGGTACAAAAAGAGGGACACCTTTTGCAGCTCAAACCGCAGTAGGAAATGCTATTCGTACAGTAGTGGAACAAGGTATGCAACGAGCAGAAGTCATGATAAAAGGTCCCGGTCTCGGAAGAGATGCAGCATTACGGGCTATTCGTAGAAGCGGTATACTATTAAGTTTCGTACGAGACGTAACCCCTATGCCACATAATGGCTGTAGACCTCCTAAAAAAAAGACGCGTGTAGAAATAAGAATTGAAGGgatttcaagagaaataaatgATTCAAAGATATGA
- the LOC130803198 gene encoding DNA-directed RNA polymerase subunit alpha, which translates to MVREKIRVSTRTLQWKCVESRTDSKCLYYGRFILSPLMKGQADTIGIAMRRALLGEIEGTCITRAKFDKIPHEYSNIVGIQESVHEILLNLKEIVLRSNLYGTCEASICVRGPRCVTAQDIILPPYVEIVDNTQHIASLTEPIDLCIGLQLERNRGYQIKAQNNFQDGSYPIDALFMPIRNVNHSIHSYGNGNEKQEILFLEIWTNGSLTPKEALYEASRNLIDLFIPFLHAEEENLYLEDNQHKISLPLFTFHNRLAEIRKNKKKIALKYIFIDQLELPPRIYNCLKKSNIHTLLDLLNNSQEDLIKMADFHIEDIKQIFGTLEKHFVIDLKKKK; encoded by the coding sequence ATGGTTCGAGAGAAAATAAGAGTATCTACTCGGACACTGCAGTGGAAATGTGTTGAATCAAGAACAGATAGTAAATGTCTTTATTATGGACGCTTTATTCTCTCTCCACTTATGAAAGGCCAAGCTGATACAATAGGCATCGCGATGCGAAGAGCGTTACTTGGCGAAATAGAAGGAACATGTATCACACGTGcaaaatttgataaaataccGCACGAATACTCTAACATAGTAGGTATTCAAGAATCAGTACACGAAATTTTactgaatttgaaagaaatagtATTGAGAAGTAATCTATATGGAACTTGCGAAGCGTCTATTTGTGTTAGGGGCCCCAGATGTGTAACTGCTCAAGATATCATCTTGCCCCCTTATGTAGAAATAGTTGACAATACACAGCATATAGCTAGCTTGACGGAACCAATTGATTTGTGTATTGGATTACAACTCGAGAGAAATCGCGGATATCAGATAAAAGCGCAAAATAACTTTCAAGATGGAAGTTATCCTATAGATGCTCTATTCATGCCTATTCGAAATGTGAATCATAGTATTCATTCTTATGgaaatgggaatgaaaaacaaGAGATACTTTTTCTCGAAATATGGACAAACGGCAGTTTAACCCCGAAAGAAGCACTTTATGAAGCCTCCCGgaatttaattgatttatttattccCTTTCTACATGCAGAAGAAGAAAACTTATATTTAGAGGACAATCAACACAAAATTTCTTTACCCCTTTTTACCTTTCACAATAGATTGGCTGAAAtaaggaaaaacaaaaaaaaaatagcattgaaatatatttttattgaccAATTAGAATTGCCACCTAGGATCTACAATTGCCTCAAAAAATCCAATATACATACATTATTGGACCTTTTGAATAACAGTCAAGAAGATCTTATTAAAATGGCGGATTTTCATATAGAagatataaaacaaatatttgGCACTTTAGAAAAACATTTCgtaattgatttaaaaaaaaaaaaatga
- the LOC130803209 gene encoding cytochrome b6-f complex subunit 4-like: MGHNYYGEPAWPNDLLYIFPVVILGTIACNVGLAVLEPSMIGEPADPFATPLEILPEWYFFPVFQILRTVPNKLLGVLLMVSVPAGLLTVPFLENVNKFQNPFRRPVATTVFLVGTVVALWLGIGATLPIDKSLTLGLF, encoded by the coding sequence ATGGGGCATAATTATTATGGGGAGCCCGCATGGCCTAAtgatcttttatatatttttcctgTAGTGATTTTAGGTACTATTGCGTGTAACGTAGGATTAGCGGTTTTAGAACCATCAATGATTGGTGAGCCGGCGGATCCGTTTGCAACTCCTTTGGAAATATTACCTGAATGGTATTTCTTTCCTGTATTTCAAATACTTCGTACAGTACCAAATAAGTTATTAGGCGTTCTTTTAATGGTTTCAGTACCTGCGGGATTACTAACAGTTCCTTTTTTAGAGAATGTGAATAAATTCCAAAACCCATTTCGTCGTCCAGTAGCTACAACTGTTTTTTTGGTTGGTACTGTAGTAGCCCTTTGGTTAGGTATTGGAGCAACATTACCCATTGATAAATCCCTAACTTTAGGtcttttttaa
- the LOC130803219 gene encoding CBL-interacting protein kinase 2-like has protein sequence MEKKGSILMERYELGKLLGQGNFAKVYYAKDIKTGQHVAIKVIDKEKTLKAGLNEQIKREISVMKLVKHENVLQLFEVMATKSKIYIVLEYAKGGELFNKVAKGRLKEDIARWIFQQLISAVDCCHSRGVYHRDLKLENLLIDEDGSLKVSDFGLSALSDSKRQDGLLHTMCGTPAYVAPEVINRRGYDGAKADIWSCGVILYVLLAGHLPFQNSNLIEMYKKITRADYRCPNWFPSEVRRLLLKILDPNPNTRIPISKIMENSWFKKGLGTRPVKLAKPETKENKHLEAKTFDKMPEFVKPSNLNAFDIISLSSGLDLSGLFVGDDRREDVRFTSLQPANVIVSKLEEVAMKSKLKITKKDGGFFRLVGAGVRKEEIAIDVEILEVTPSFHVIEMKRVYGNTMEYQKVLKVEIQPSLKDIVWAWQGDNHVPNGINVF, from the coding sequence ATGGAAAAGAAGGGAAGTATATTGATGGAACGGTACGAGTTGGGAAAATTACTAGGGCAAGGAAATTTTGCGAAAGTTTATTATGCTAAAGACATAAAAACGGGCCAACATGTAGCTATTAAGGTTATTGACAAGGAAAAAACGTTGAAGGCGGGGCTAAACGAGCAGATTAAAAGAGAAATATCAGTCATGAAGTTGGTTAAGCACGAAAATGTCTTGCAGTTGTTTGAGGTCATGGCTACAAAAAGCAAGATTTACATCGTGTTGGAGTATGCGAAAGGCGGTGAGCTTTTCAATAAGGTGGCGAAAGGCCGGCTTAAAGAAGACATTGCTAGGTGGATTTTCCAACAGTTGATCAGTGCTGTGGATTGTTGTCATAGCCGAGGCGTTTATCATCGGGATCTTAAGCTTGAAAACTTGTTGATCGACGAGGATGGGAGCTTGAAGGTGTCTGATTTCGGGTTGAGTGCACTTTCAGACTCAAAACGACAAGATGGGTTGTTGCATACGATGTGTGGAACCCCGGCATATGTAGCTCCGGAGGTGATAAACCGAAGAGGCTATGATGGAGCGAAAGCTGATATATGGTCTTGTGGGGTCATCTTGTATGTTTTGCTTGCTGGTCATCTCCCGTTTCAAAACTCGAACTTGATCGAGATGTATAAGAAGATAACCCGAGCTGATTACCGATGCCCAAATTGGTTCCCGTCTGAGGTCCGAAGACTTTTGTTGAAGATCCTAGATCCAAACCCTAATACGAGGATACCCATTAGTAAAATCATGGAGAATTCCTGGTTTAAGAAAGGGTTAGGGACTAGACCCGTAAAACTAGCTAAACCGGAGACCAAAGAAAACAAGCATTTGGAGGCCAAAACATTCGATAAGATGCCCGAGTTTGTCAAACCGTCTAATCTTAATGCTTTTGATATCATCTCCTTGTCATCAGGACTAGACTTGTCGGGTTTATTCGTAGGAGATGATCGACGAGAAGATGTACGTTTTACATCACTACAACCCGCAAACGTGATAGTATCGAAGCTGGAGGAAGTTGCTATGAAATCAAAGCTCAAGATAACAAAGAAAGACGGAGGGTTCTTTAGGCTAGTCGGAGCAGGCGTTAGGAAGGAGGAAATAGCGATCGATGTCGAAATACTTGAGGTAACGCCATCGTTTCATGTGATAGAGATGAAGAGGGTATATGGTAATACAATGGAGTATCAAAAAGTGTTGAAAGTTGAGATTCAGCCTTCATTGAAAGACATTGTTTGGGCTTGGCAAGGTGACAATCATGTGCCAAATGGAATtaatgtattttag